The following coding sequences lie in one Zingiber officinale cultivar Zhangliang chromosome 2B, Zo_v1.1, whole genome shotgun sequence genomic window:
- the LOC122049259 gene encoding transcription factor MYB83-like, producing MRRPADALPAGNDLMISGGGNSGNRNNSCKLRKGLWSPEEDEKLTNYMMRNGQGCWSDVARNAGLQRCGKSCRLRWINYLRPDLKRGTFSVQEEDLIVHLHSILGNRWSQIAARLPGRTDNEIKNFWNSTIKKRLKNSGSEQEIKLATAGNLGHDQPSQSMCIDSLSSSSSSRADHCDLLPLPEFSWCNAPQVLDHGSYFHEAPTNVAHQVAMAYGTGMMVMEEGRGGGGIMEGYEDLFVPPLDGSTGRNCMVSSGNIEGNYMVQQSSESSAGDGGGLVVNWEGGESSIRVGEWELGELMRDVSFPFLDFQAE from the exons ATGAGGAGGCCGGCCGACGCCCTGCCGGCGGGCAATGACCTTATGATCAGCGGCGGCGGTAATAGTGGTAACAGGAACAATAGTTGCAAGCTGAGGAAAGGGCTGTGGTCGCCGGAGGAGGACGAGAAGCTGACTAACTACATGATGAGGAATGGGCAAGGGTGTTGGAGTGACGTCGCGAGGAATGCCGGTTTGCAGCGGTGCGGGAAGAGCTGCCGCCTCCGGTGGATCAACTACTTGCGCCCGGATCTCAAACGTGGCACCTTCTCCGTCCAAGAAGAGGACCTCATTGTTCACCTCCACTCCATCCTCGGCAACAG GTGGTCACAAATTGCAGCCCGATTGCCTGGCCGCACCGACAACGAGATCAAGAACTTTTGGAACTCCACCATCAAGAAGAGGCTAAAGAATTCTGGATCAGAACAGGAGATCAAATTAGCGACGGCCGGAAACCTTGGTCATGACCAGCCGAGTCAGAGCATGTGCATCGACTCCTTGTCCTCGTCCTCTTCCTCGAGAGCCGACCACTGTGATCTACTCCCTCTCCCTGAGTTCAGCTGGTGCAATGCTCCCCAAGTACTGGACCACGGCTCCTACTTCCATGAAGCCCCCACCAATGTGGCTCATCAAGTTGCCATGGCCTACGGCACAGGGATGATGGTGATGGAGGAAGGAAGAGGAGGCGGAGGGATCATGGAAGGATATGAAGATCTCTTTGTGCCTCCTCTTGATGGGAGTACTGGAAGGAATTGCATGGTGAGCAGTGGCAACATTGAAGGGAATTACATGGTGCAGCAAAGCAGTGAGAGCAGTGCTGGTGATGGAGGTGGACTGGTGGTGAATTGGGAGGGTGGAGAAAGCAGCATTAGAGTGGGGGAATGGGAGTTGGGAGAATTGATGAGAGATGtctcttttcctttccttgaTTTCCAAGCTGAATGA